In a genomic window of Trueperaceae bacterium:
- a CDS encoding sugar ABC transporter substrate-binding protein, with translation MRRTFTALLVALMLAGVASAQEFDWRQFEGEEIRFMMNQHPFTDFIEPLVPEFEELTGIDVTLESYPEDQFRQRRLLEVASGAPTLDGYMIMPGQVGAQYLGAGWVRHIDDFVENDSLTMPDLDLQDFFAGALSTFQSEEGLYGLPLQIESSLLFYREDLFEEAGLDGPPETLEELAEYAAALDSDEVAGFAMRGRGAAATSQIVNLLYSFGGEWLNEDGSSALASEESVAALEYYADLLRNYGPPGPTNLHWNEVMSLYAQGEVAMVFDANVFRSIVEDPEQAIDVVRENTRYAPLPAGPDGSVPAVLVWGLSINHASDSPEAAWYFIQWALSKENQVKALLAGVPAARESAWENEEFQATAPESWIEASRESFNRGQPNWNPPVVPVAEVRDAYGQAIVAALQGEPVEPALERAAEEMDQIVARTN, from the coding sequence ATGAGAAGAACGTTCACCGCACTACTCGTGGCCCTGATGCTGGCCGGGGTGGCTTCTGCCCAGGAGTTCGACTGGCGCCAGTTCGAAGGGGAAGAGATCCGGTTCATGATGAACCAGCACCCCTTCACCGACTTCATCGAGCCGCTTGTACCGGAGTTCGAGGAACTCACCGGCATCGACGTCACGCTGGAGTCGTACCCCGAGGACCAGTTCCGCCAGCGCCGCCTCCTCGAAGTGGCCAGCGGGGCCCCGACCCTCGATGGTTACATGATCATGCCCGGCCAGGTCGGAGCGCAGTACCTTGGGGCCGGCTGGGTACGGCACATCGACGACTTCGTCGAGAACGATTCGCTGACCATGCCCGATCTCGACCTGCAGGACTTCTTCGCCGGCGCGCTCAGTACGTTCCAGAGCGAAGAGGGCCTCTACGGCCTGCCGCTGCAGATCGAGTCGAGCCTGCTCTTCTATCGGGAGGACCTGTTCGAGGAAGCCGGGCTCGATGGCCCGCCCGAGACCCTCGAGGAGCTCGCCGAGTACGCTGCTGCGCTAGATAGCGACGAGGTAGCCGGGTTCGCGATGCGGGGTCGCGGCGCAGCCGCCACCAGCCAGATCGTCAACCTGCTCTACTCTTTCGGCGGCGAGTGGCTCAACGAGGATGGCAGCTCTGCCCTGGCCAGCGAGGAGAGCGTGGCGGCCCTTGAGTACTACGCCGACCTGCTCCGCAACTACGGCCCTCCCGGACCCACCAACCTGCACTGGAACGAGGTCATGAGCCTCTACGCGCAGGGTGAGGTGGCGATGGTCTTCGACGCCAACGTCTTCCGTTCGATAGTGGAAGACCCCGAGCAGGCGATCGACGTGGTCCGTGAGAACACCAGATACGCTCCCCTCCCCGCCGGTCCCGATGGCAGCGTGCCCGCGGTGCTCGTCTGGGGCCTCTCCATCAATCATGCCTCCGACAGCCCCGAGGCTGCCTGGTACTTCATCCAGTGGGCCCTCTCGAAGGAGAACCAGGTCAAGGCCCTCCTCGCGGGAGTGCCCGCCGCACGCGAGTCGGCCTGGGAGAACGAAGAGTTCCAGGCGACAGCGCCGGAATCGTGGATCGAGGCGTCCCGCGAGTCGTTCAACCGCGGCCAGCCGAACTGGAACCCGCCGGTGGTACCGGTCGCCGAGGTTCGCGACGCCTACGGTCAGGCGATCGTGGCAGCGCTCCAGGGCGAGCCGGTGGAACCTGCGCTGGAACGCGCCGCTGAGGAGATGGATCAGATCGTAGCCCGCACCAACTGA